The following coding sequences lie in one Arachis ipaensis cultivar K30076 chromosome B03, Araip1.1, whole genome shotgun sequence genomic window:
- the LOC107630354 gene encoding calcium-transporting ATPase 8, plasma membrane-type isoform X2, translating to MPLFYEVLSGVILKKEDEQERRNKSATVTNPINNKRQHKLLCLFYPQAALVLNASRRFRYTLDLKKQEEKTQILRKIRAHAQAIRAAYLFKAAGDGQVIETTKPPAASAGEFPIGQEQLASVSREHDTVALQQYGGVAGISNLLKTNLEKGIHGDDADLLKRRNAFGSNDYPRKKGRSFWMFMWDACKDLTLIILMVAAAASLALGIKSEGIEEGWYDGGSIAFAVILVIVVTAISDYKQSLQFRNLNEEKRNIHLEVIRGGRRIEISIYEIVVGDVIPLNIGNQVPADGILITGHSLAIDESSMTGESKIVHKDSKDPFLMSGCKVADGSGTMLVTGVGVNTEWGLLMASISEDTGEETPLQVRLNGVATFIGIVGLSVAVVVLIVLLARFFSGHTRDASGNVQFKAGKTKVGDAIDGAIKIVTVAVTIVVVAVPEGLPLAVTLTLAYSMRKMMADKALVRRLSACETMGSATTICSDKTGTLTMNQMTVVEAYAGGKKNDPPGNKSELSPKLHSLLIEGVAQNTNGSVYVPEGGNDVEVSGSPTEKAILHWGLEADSEVHIHWKGAAEIVLACCTRYIDANDQLVDMDEEKMVSFRKAIEDMAAESLRCVAIAYRTFEKENVPATEEERAHWSLPEDNLVLLAIVGLKDPCRPGVKDSVELCQKSGVKVKMVTGDNVKTAKAIAVECGILNSLAEATEPIIIEGKTFRAMTDAQRDEIAEAISVMGRSSPNDKLLLVQALRRKGHVVAVTGDGTNDAPALHEADIGLAMGIQGTEVAKESSDIIILDDNFASVVKVVRWGRSVYANIQKFIQFQLTVNVAALVINVVAAVSSGDVPLNAVQLLWVNLIMDTLGALALATEPPTDHLMDRPPVGRREPLITNIMWRNLLIQAMYQVSVLLVLNFRGRSILGLTHDKNDHAIKVKNTLIFNAFVLSQIFNEFNARKPDEFNIFSGVTKNYLFMGIVGLTVVLQIIIIEFLGKFTSTVRLNWKQWLISVIIGFISWPLAVVGKLIPVPDTPINNVFSRFRGRRKEPEASQ from the exons ATGCCTCTTTTCTATGAAGTTCTTTCAGGTGTTATACTGAAGAAGGAAGACGagcaagaaagaagaaacaagagtgccaCAGTTACAAATCCTATAAACAATAAAAGGCAACACAAGCTACTTTGTCTTTTTTATCCG cAAGCAGCACTGGTGCTTAATGCTTCTCGTCGATTTCGTTACACCTTGGACTTGAAAAAACAAGAAGAGAAGACACAAATATTGAGAAAGATTAGAGCTCATGCACAAGCCATTAGG GCAGCATATCTTTTCAAAGCAGCCGGGGATGGTCAAGTGATTG AAACCACAAAGCCTCCTGCGGCCTCTGCTGGTGAATTTCCAATTGGACAAGAGCAACTTGCTTCAGTTTCAAGGGAGCATGATACCGttgctcttcagcaatatggAGGG GTTGCTGGGATATCAAATTTGTTGAAAACCAATTTAGAGAAGGGGATTCATGGTGATGATGCTGACTTACTAAAACGAAGGAATGCATTTGGTTCCAATGATTATCCTCGAAAGAAAGGAAGAAGTTTCTGG ATGTTTATGTGGGATGCTTGCAAGGATCTGACTTTGATTATTTTAATGGTAGCTGCAGCGGCTTCATTGGCATTGGGGATAAAATCTGAG GGTATTGAGGAAGGATGGTATGATGGGGGAAGCATTGCTTTTGCAGTTATTCTTGTCATTGTTGTCACCG CTATAAGTGACTATAAGCAGTCTCTTCAGTTTCGGAACCTGAATGAAGAGAAGAGAAATATCCATTTGGAG GTTATCAGAGGTGGTAGAAGGATTGAAATCTCTATATATGAGATTGTTGTTGGTGATGTTATACCCCTCAATATTGGTAACCAG GTCCCTGCTGATGGAATTTTGATCACTGGTCACTCTCTGGCAATTGATGAATCAAGTATGACTGGGGAGAGCAAAATT GTCCATAAAGATTCTAAGGACCCTTTTTTGATGTCTGGGTGTAAAGTTGCAGATGGCAGTGGTACTATGCTG GTAACTGGTGTTGGTGTTAATACTGAATGGGGGCTTCTAATGGCCAGCATTTCAGAAGACACTGGTGAAGAAACACCTTTGCAG GTTCGCTTAAATGGTGTAGCCACCTTCATCGGTATTGTTGGTCTCTCTGTTGCTGTTGTTGTTCTGATTGTGCTACTGGCCAG ATTTTTCTCCGGCCATACCAGAGATGCAAGTGGCAATGTTCAATTTAAAGCAGGGAAGACTAAAGTTGGTGATGCTATTGACGGGGCAATTAAGATAGTAACTGTTGCG GTCACTATTGTAGTGGTTGCAGTACCAGAAGGGCTCCCGTTAGCAGTTACCTTAAC ACTGGCGTACTCAATGAGGAAAATGATGGCGGATAAAGCTTTG GTGAGGAGGCTTTCCGCTTGTGAGACAATGGGCTCTGCAACAACCATTTGCAGTGATAAGACTGGCACGTTGACCATGAATCAG ATGACTGTGGTTGAGGCTTATGCTGGTGGGAAGAAGAATGATCCTCCTGGTAACAAGTCAGAGCTCTCTCCCAAGCTCCACTCTTTGCTCATTGAAGGTGTTGCACAGAACACTAATGGCAGTGTTTATGTCCCTGAG GGTGGTAACGATGTTGAGGTTTCCGGATCACCAACAGAAAAGGCAATTTTACATTGGGGATTAGAG GCTGACTCTGAAGTTCACATACACTGGAAAGGTGCTGCTGAGATTGTCCTAGCCTGCTGTACACGGTACATTGATGCAAATGACCAGTTGGTAGACATGGATGAGGAAAAG ATGGTATCTTTCAGAAAAGCTATTGAAGACATGGCTGCCGAGAGTTTACGTTGTGTTGCCATTGCATATAGAACATTTGAAAAGGAGAATGTTCCAGCCACTGAAGAAGAACGGGCTCACTGGTCTTTACCAGAAGATAATCTTGTTTTGTTAGCTATTGTTGGTCTGAAG GATCCTTGTCGACCTGGAGTCAAAGATTCAGTGGAgctttgccaaaaatctggggttAAG GTAAAAATGGTCACTGGTGACAATGTCAAAACTGCAAAAGCAATTGCTGTGGAGTGTGGAATACTTAATTCCCTTGCTGAAGCTACAGAGCCAATCATCATTGAAGGAAAAACTTTTCGTGCCATGACAGATGCACAGAGAGATGAAATAGCTGAAGCAATATCA GTTATGGGACGGTCATCTCCTAATGACAAATTATTGCTTGTGCAAGCATTGAGGAGGAAGGGACATGTTGTGGCTGTAACTGGGGATGGAACAAATGATGCTCCTGCACTACATGAG GCTGATATAGGTCTTGCAATGGGTATTCAAGGAACTGAAGTTGCAAAAGAAAGCTCTGATATTATTATTTTGGATGACAATTTTGCTTCAGTTGTAAAG GTTGTGAGATGGGGACGTTCTGTGTATGCAAATATTCAGAAATTTATCCAGTTTCAGCTTACAGTAAATGTAGCAGCTCTTGTTATAAATGTTGTTGCTGCTGTTTCCTCTGGTGATGTCCCACTGAATGCAGTGCAG CTTTTGTGGGTAAATCTTATCATGGATACTTTGGGAGCACTAGCATTGGCAACTGAACCACCAACTGATCACCTTATGGATCGGCCTCCAGTGGGCCGAAG AGAACCTCTCATAACAAATATTATGTGGAGAAATTTACTGATACAG GCAATGTACCAAGTATCTGTGTTGCTTGTTCTGAATTTCCGAGGTAGGAGCATACTGGGTCTGACACATGACAAAAATGATCATGCAATTAAAGTGAAAAACACTCTGATCTTCAATGCATTTGTTCTGTCTCAA ATCTTTAATGAGTTCAATGCACGAAAGCCAGATGAGTTTAACATATTCAGTGGAGTCACGAAAAACTACCTCTTCATGGGTATAGTGGGATTAACTGTTGTGCTTCAG ATCATCATCATCGAATTCCTCGGCAAGTTCACTTCAACAGTCAGGCTTAATTGGAAGCAGTGGCTGATCTCTGTCATCATTGGGTTCATAAG TTGGCCTCTTGCTGTGGTTGGTAAATTGATACCAGTTCCAGATACTCCCATCAACAACGTATTTTCAAGATTTCGGGGTCGAAGAAAGGAACCTGAGGCCTCACAATAG
- the LOC107630354 gene encoding calcium-transporting ATPase 8, plasma membrane-type isoform X7: MPLFYEVLSGVILKKEDEQERRNKSATVTNPINNKRQHKLLCLFYPQAALVLNASRRFRYTLDLKKQEEKTQILRKIRAHAQAIRAAYLFKAAGDGQVIETTKPPAASAGEFPIGQEQLASVSREHDTVALQQYGGVAGISNLLKTNLEKGIHGDDADLLKRRNAFGSNDYPRKKGRSFWMFMWDACKDLTLIILMVAAAASLALGIKSEGIEEGWYDGGSIAFAVILVIVVTAISDYKQSLQFRNLNEEKRNIHLEVIRGGRRIEISIYEIVVGDVIPLNIGNQVPADGILITGHSLAIDESSMTGESKIVHKDSKDPFLMSGCKVADGSGTMLVTGVGVNTEWGLLMASISEDTGEETPLQVRLNGVATFIGIVGLSVAVVVLIVLLARFFSGHTRDASGNVQFKAGKTKVGDAIDGAIKIVTVAVTIVVVAVPEGLPLAVTLTLAYSMRKMMADKALVRRLSACETMGSATTICSDKTGTLTMNQMTVVEAYAGGKKNDPPGNKSELSPKLHSLLIEGVAQNTNGSVYVPEGGNDVEVSGSPTEKAILHWGLEIGMNFDSTRSESSIIHVFPFNSEKKRGGVAVQTADSEVHIHWKGAAEIVLACCTRYIDANDQLVDMDEEKDPCRPGVKDSVELCQKSGVKVVRWGRSVYANIQKFIQFQLTVNVAALVINVVAAVSSGDVPLNAVQLLWVNLIMDTLGALALATEPPTDHLMDRPPVGRREPLITNIMWRNLLIQAMYQVSVLLVLNFRGRSILGLTHDKNDHAIKVKNTLIFNAFVLSQIFNEFNARKPDEFNIFSGVTKNYLFMGIVGLTVVLQIIIIEFLGKFTSTVRLNWKQWLISVIIGFISWPLAVVGKLIPVPDTPINNVFSRFRGRRKEPEASQ, from the exons ATGCCTCTTTTCTATGAAGTTCTTTCAGGTGTTATACTGAAGAAGGAAGACGagcaagaaagaagaaacaagagtgccaCAGTTACAAATCCTATAAACAATAAAAGGCAACACAAGCTACTTTGTCTTTTTTATCCG cAAGCAGCACTGGTGCTTAATGCTTCTCGTCGATTTCGTTACACCTTGGACTTGAAAAAACAAGAAGAGAAGACACAAATATTGAGAAAGATTAGAGCTCATGCACAAGCCATTAGG GCAGCATATCTTTTCAAAGCAGCCGGGGATGGTCAAGTGATTG AAACCACAAAGCCTCCTGCGGCCTCTGCTGGTGAATTTCCAATTGGACAAGAGCAACTTGCTTCAGTTTCAAGGGAGCATGATACCGttgctcttcagcaatatggAGGG GTTGCTGGGATATCAAATTTGTTGAAAACCAATTTAGAGAAGGGGATTCATGGTGATGATGCTGACTTACTAAAACGAAGGAATGCATTTGGTTCCAATGATTATCCTCGAAAGAAAGGAAGAAGTTTCTGG ATGTTTATGTGGGATGCTTGCAAGGATCTGACTTTGATTATTTTAATGGTAGCTGCAGCGGCTTCATTGGCATTGGGGATAAAATCTGAG GGTATTGAGGAAGGATGGTATGATGGGGGAAGCATTGCTTTTGCAGTTATTCTTGTCATTGTTGTCACCG CTATAAGTGACTATAAGCAGTCTCTTCAGTTTCGGAACCTGAATGAAGAGAAGAGAAATATCCATTTGGAG GTTATCAGAGGTGGTAGAAGGATTGAAATCTCTATATATGAGATTGTTGTTGGTGATGTTATACCCCTCAATATTGGTAACCAG GTCCCTGCTGATGGAATTTTGATCACTGGTCACTCTCTGGCAATTGATGAATCAAGTATGACTGGGGAGAGCAAAATT GTCCATAAAGATTCTAAGGACCCTTTTTTGATGTCTGGGTGTAAAGTTGCAGATGGCAGTGGTACTATGCTG GTAACTGGTGTTGGTGTTAATACTGAATGGGGGCTTCTAATGGCCAGCATTTCAGAAGACACTGGTGAAGAAACACCTTTGCAG GTTCGCTTAAATGGTGTAGCCACCTTCATCGGTATTGTTGGTCTCTCTGTTGCTGTTGTTGTTCTGATTGTGCTACTGGCCAG ATTTTTCTCCGGCCATACCAGAGATGCAAGTGGCAATGTTCAATTTAAAGCAGGGAAGACTAAAGTTGGTGATGCTATTGACGGGGCAATTAAGATAGTAACTGTTGCG GTCACTATTGTAGTGGTTGCAGTACCAGAAGGGCTCCCGTTAGCAGTTACCTTAAC ACTGGCGTACTCAATGAGGAAAATGATGGCGGATAAAGCTTTG GTGAGGAGGCTTTCCGCTTGTGAGACAATGGGCTCTGCAACAACCATTTGCAGTGATAAGACTGGCACGTTGACCATGAATCAG ATGACTGTGGTTGAGGCTTATGCTGGTGGGAAGAAGAATGATCCTCCTGGTAACAAGTCAGAGCTCTCTCCCAAGCTCCACTCTTTGCTCATTGAAGGTGTTGCACAGAACACTAATGGCAGTGTTTATGTCCCTGAG GGTGGTAACGATGTTGAGGTTTCCGGATCACCAACAGAAAAGGCAATTTTACATTGGGGATTAGAG ATTGGGATGAACTTCGACTCTACTAGATCGGAATCATCAATTATTCACGTTTTCCCTTTCAATTCTGAGAAAAAACGAGGCGGAGTTGCAGTACAAACG GCTGACTCTGAAGTTCACATACACTGGAAAGGTGCTGCTGAGATTGTCCTAGCCTGCTGTACACGGTACATTGATGCAAATGACCAGTTGGTAGACATGGATGAGGAAAAG GATCCTTGTCGACCTGGAGTCAAAGATTCAGTGGAgctttgccaaaaatctggggttAAG GTTGTGAGATGGGGACGTTCTGTGTATGCAAATATTCAGAAATTTATCCAGTTTCAGCTTACAGTAAATGTAGCAGCTCTTGTTATAAATGTTGTTGCTGCTGTTTCCTCTGGTGATGTCCCACTGAATGCAGTGCAG CTTTTGTGGGTAAATCTTATCATGGATACTTTGGGAGCACTAGCATTGGCAACTGAACCACCAACTGATCACCTTATGGATCGGCCTCCAGTGGGCCGAAG AGAACCTCTCATAACAAATATTATGTGGAGAAATTTACTGATACAG GCAATGTACCAAGTATCTGTGTTGCTTGTTCTGAATTTCCGAGGTAGGAGCATACTGGGTCTGACACATGACAAAAATGATCATGCAATTAAAGTGAAAAACACTCTGATCTTCAATGCATTTGTTCTGTCTCAA ATCTTTAATGAGTTCAATGCACGAAAGCCAGATGAGTTTAACATATTCAGTGGAGTCACGAAAAACTACCTCTTCATGGGTATAGTGGGATTAACTGTTGTGCTTCAG ATCATCATCATCGAATTCCTCGGCAAGTTCACTTCAACAGTCAGGCTTAATTGGAAGCAGTGGCTGATCTCTGTCATCATTGGGTTCATAAG TTGGCCTCTTGCTGTGGTTGGTAAATTGATACCAGTTCCAGATACTCCCATCAACAACGTATTTTCAAGATTTCGGGGTCGAAGAAAGGAACCTGAGGCCTCACAATAG
- the LOC107630354 gene encoding calcium-transporting ATPase 8, plasma membrane-type isoform X5 produces the protein MPLFYEVLSGVILKKEDEQERRNKSATVTNPINNKRQHKLLCLFYPQAALVLNASRRFRYTLDLKKQEEKTQILRKIRAHAQAIRAAYLFKAAGDGQVIETTKPPAASAGEFPIGQEQLASVSREHDTVALQQYGGVAGISNLLKTNLEKGIHGDDADLLKRRNAFGSNDYPRKKGRSFWMFMWDACKDLTLIILMVAAAASLALGIKSEGIEEGWYDGGSIAFAVILVIVVTAISDYKQSLQFRNLNEEKRNIHLEVIRGGRRIEISIYEIVVGDVIPLNIGNQVPADGILITGHSLAIDESSMTGESKIVHKDSKDPFLMSGCKVADGSGTMLVTGVGVNTEWGLLMASISEDTGEETPLQVRLNGVATFIGIVGLSVAVVVLIVLLARFFSGHTRDASGNVQFKAGKTKVGDAIDGAIKIVTVAVTIVVVAVPEGLPLAVTLTLAYSMRKMMADKALVRRLSACETMGSATTICSDKTGTLTMNQMTVVEAYAGGKKNDPPGNKSELSPKLHSLLIEGVAQNTNGSVYVPEGGNDVEVSGSPTEKAILHWGLEIGMNFDSTRSESSIIHVFPFNSEKKRGGVAVQTADSEVHIHWKGAAEIVLACCTRYIDANDQLVDMDEEKMVSFRKAIEDMAAESLRCVAIAYRTFEKENVPATEEERAHWSLPEDNLVLLAIVGLKDPCRPGVKDSVELCQKSGVKVVRWGRSVYANIQKFIQFQLTVNVAALVINVVAAVSSGDVPLNAVQLLWVNLIMDTLGALALATEPPTDHLMDRPPVGRREPLITNIMWRNLLIQAMYQVSVLLVLNFRGRSILGLTHDKNDHAIKVKNTLIFNAFVLSQIFNEFNARKPDEFNIFSGVTKNYLFMGIVGLTVVLQIIIIEFLGKFTSTVRLNWKQWLISVIIGFISWPLAVVGKLIPVPDTPINNVFSRFRGRRKEPEASQ, from the exons ATGCCTCTTTTCTATGAAGTTCTTTCAGGTGTTATACTGAAGAAGGAAGACGagcaagaaagaagaaacaagagtgccaCAGTTACAAATCCTATAAACAATAAAAGGCAACACAAGCTACTTTGTCTTTTTTATCCG cAAGCAGCACTGGTGCTTAATGCTTCTCGTCGATTTCGTTACACCTTGGACTTGAAAAAACAAGAAGAGAAGACACAAATATTGAGAAAGATTAGAGCTCATGCACAAGCCATTAGG GCAGCATATCTTTTCAAAGCAGCCGGGGATGGTCAAGTGATTG AAACCACAAAGCCTCCTGCGGCCTCTGCTGGTGAATTTCCAATTGGACAAGAGCAACTTGCTTCAGTTTCAAGGGAGCATGATACCGttgctcttcagcaatatggAGGG GTTGCTGGGATATCAAATTTGTTGAAAACCAATTTAGAGAAGGGGATTCATGGTGATGATGCTGACTTACTAAAACGAAGGAATGCATTTGGTTCCAATGATTATCCTCGAAAGAAAGGAAGAAGTTTCTGG ATGTTTATGTGGGATGCTTGCAAGGATCTGACTTTGATTATTTTAATGGTAGCTGCAGCGGCTTCATTGGCATTGGGGATAAAATCTGAG GGTATTGAGGAAGGATGGTATGATGGGGGAAGCATTGCTTTTGCAGTTATTCTTGTCATTGTTGTCACCG CTATAAGTGACTATAAGCAGTCTCTTCAGTTTCGGAACCTGAATGAAGAGAAGAGAAATATCCATTTGGAG GTTATCAGAGGTGGTAGAAGGATTGAAATCTCTATATATGAGATTGTTGTTGGTGATGTTATACCCCTCAATATTGGTAACCAG GTCCCTGCTGATGGAATTTTGATCACTGGTCACTCTCTGGCAATTGATGAATCAAGTATGACTGGGGAGAGCAAAATT GTCCATAAAGATTCTAAGGACCCTTTTTTGATGTCTGGGTGTAAAGTTGCAGATGGCAGTGGTACTATGCTG GTAACTGGTGTTGGTGTTAATACTGAATGGGGGCTTCTAATGGCCAGCATTTCAGAAGACACTGGTGAAGAAACACCTTTGCAG GTTCGCTTAAATGGTGTAGCCACCTTCATCGGTATTGTTGGTCTCTCTGTTGCTGTTGTTGTTCTGATTGTGCTACTGGCCAG ATTTTTCTCCGGCCATACCAGAGATGCAAGTGGCAATGTTCAATTTAAAGCAGGGAAGACTAAAGTTGGTGATGCTATTGACGGGGCAATTAAGATAGTAACTGTTGCG GTCACTATTGTAGTGGTTGCAGTACCAGAAGGGCTCCCGTTAGCAGTTACCTTAAC ACTGGCGTACTCAATGAGGAAAATGATGGCGGATAAAGCTTTG GTGAGGAGGCTTTCCGCTTGTGAGACAATGGGCTCTGCAACAACCATTTGCAGTGATAAGACTGGCACGTTGACCATGAATCAG ATGACTGTGGTTGAGGCTTATGCTGGTGGGAAGAAGAATGATCCTCCTGGTAACAAGTCAGAGCTCTCTCCCAAGCTCCACTCTTTGCTCATTGAAGGTGTTGCACAGAACACTAATGGCAGTGTTTATGTCCCTGAG GGTGGTAACGATGTTGAGGTTTCCGGATCACCAACAGAAAAGGCAATTTTACATTGGGGATTAGAG ATTGGGATGAACTTCGACTCTACTAGATCGGAATCATCAATTATTCACGTTTTCCCTTTCAATTCTGAGAAAAAACGAGGCGGAGTTGCAGTACAAACG GCTGACTCTGAAGTTCACATACACTGGAAAGGTGCTGCTGAGATTGTCCTAGCCTGCTGTACACGGTACATTGATGCAAATGACCAGTTGGTAGACATGGATGAGGAAAAG ATGGTATCTTTCAGAAAAGCTATTGAAGACATGGCTGCCGAGAGTTTACGTTGTGTTGCCATTGCATATAGAACATTTGAAAAGGAGAATGTTCCAGCCACTGAAGAAGAACGGGCTCACTGGTCTTTACCAGAAGATAATCTTGTTTTGTTAGCTATTGTTGGTCTGAAG GATCCTTGTCGACCTGGAGTCAAAGATTCAGTGGAgctttgccaaaaatctggggttAAG GTTGTGAGATGGGGACGTTCTGTGTATGCAAATATTCAGAAATTTATCCAGTTTCAGCTTACAGTAAATGTAGCAGCTCTTGTTATAAATGTTGTTGCTGCTGTTTCCTCTGGTGATGTCCCACTGAATGCAGTGCAG CTTTTGTGGGTAAATCTTATCATGGATACTTTGGGAGCACTAGCATTGGCAACTGAACCACCAACTGATCACCTTATGGATCGGCCTCCAGTGGGCCGAAG AGAACCTCTCATAACAAATATTATGTGGAGAAATTTACTGATACAG GCAATGTACCAAGTATCTGTGTTGCTTGTTCTGAATTTCCGAGGTAGGAGCATACTGGGTCTGACACATGACAAAAATGATCATGCAATTAAAGTGAAAAACACTCTGATCTTCAATGCATTTGTTCTGTCTCAA ATCTTTAATGAGTTCAATGCACGAAAGCCAGATGAGTTTAACATATTCAGTGGAGTCACGAAAAACTACCTCTTCATGGGTATAGTGGGATTAACTGTTGTGCTTCAG ATCATCATCATCGAATTCCTCGGCAAGTTCACTTCAACAGTCAGGCTTAATTGGAAGCAGTGGCTGATCTCTGTCATCATTGGGTTCATAAG TTGGCCTCTTGCTGTGGTTGGTAAATTGATACCAGTTCCAGATACTCCCATCAACAACGTATTTTCAAGATTTCGGGGTCGAAGAAAGGAACCTGAGGCCTCACAATAG